The nucleotide window GCCCGTGAGATATACACCTCCGTGCGTTTCGCACCACTTCTGCGCGGCCTCTTGACCCGGGCTCCAACGGGTGCAGATCCCGCCCGAGTACGTGCCGCCGGCGCCCTCGCAAATCGCGCCGGTGCTGGCACAGGCCGAGAGCGTCAGTACGATCGTCCCGAGCATCGAGGTCAGAAGACGTGCCGGCCAGACCTTCCGATCCTTTGCCTCTCTCATTACCTCAAAGCTTCAGATACCGGTAGGTTCGGGGCGCTGTCGGACGGGAACTCAATAGTTCCCGGCCAGGGTGAAAGCGTGCCCGCCGGCCGGGCGTTACCCCGGCGGTTATCCGCGGCGACGGCGCGGGGACCCGATCCCCGCCTTGTGGCGCTGGCCGCGCCGCCGCGGCTTCACCCGTCGCCTCGGGCACGACGCGGCAGGCACACATCTATTCTGCCCTAGATCGTCTTTCGTTACGCGATCTCGACCAGCTCCAGCGCTTCGCAGCTCGGCCCCTCGATCATCGTCGCGCGCGTGTCGCCGAGGGCGTACGGCTCCTCGAGGATCCTGACGCCCTCGCCACGCAGCTTGGCGACCCAGGCGTCCAGATCGGCGACGCTGAGCGCGATGTGATCGTACAGCTGCCCGCGGGTACTCACGAGCGGCCGATCGCCCTGACGCACGTACCAGGGCAAGGCCACGTCGCCGAACACGACGGCGGCCGCGGGCGCGCGGAACATTCCCTCCCGGTGGAGGGCGGGCCAGCTTCGATCGGGCCCGCGCGGCACCTTGCAGGTGGCGTCGGTCAGGGGTGTCTCGCTGGTGCGTCCAGCGAACACCGGCGCGTTGAGGTGCTGCTGATACCAGAGCTGCGCGCAGAACGGATCGTCCTGGTACATGTGCACGTGGTTGAAGCGCTCGGCCGGATGGTTGCCGGCGTATTCCACGAGCGCATGGTCGGGACCCTGCATGTAGGCGAAGCCACCCGTGCGGGTCGGCTGCACGCCGTTGGTCTTGGCTAAGGATATCTGGGCCTTCGTCAATCCGGGCGTGCGCCCAGTGCTCGGCCAGGTGTCGCTGCTCACGAGGACGGAACCGCCTTCATCCGTCGTGTAGAGGGGCAAGAGGGTGACGTCCGGTCTGGCCTTGTACCCTTCGAGGCTCGCGCGCGTGTCGGTGACATGCCAGCCGAAGTGCCAGATCGCGGTTTGCGGCGAGGTCGCGGGCGCGGTGGCGATCCGGGTGAAAAGGACGAGGACGTTGTTTGGCGCCGTGAGCGCGGGCAGGCCGCCCCAGCTCGTCTTCGCGGAGGCCGGAAACTGCCGGACGTAGAAGTCGATCGCGGCATCGGGATCGACGGAGTTCAGGTGGAGATGGTGGAAACCCGGAGGGGGAAGCATGGCCTATCCCTCCGCGGGCTCTTGCGTCTCGGCCTTCTGCACGAGGCCCTCCAGCGCTTCGTACGGCTGGGCGCCGACGACGCCGTAGCGAC belongs to Candidatus Methylomirabilota bacterium and includes:
- a CDS encoding VOC family protein; translation: MLPPPGFHHLHLNSVDPDAAIDFYVRQFPASAKTSWGGLPALTAPNNVLVLFTRIATAPATSPQTAIWHFGWHVTDTRASLEGYKARPDVTLLPLYTTDEGGSVLVSSDTWPSTGRTPGLTKAQISLAKTNGVQPTRTGGFAYMQGPDHALVEYAGNHPAERFNHVHMYQDDPFCAQLWYQQHLNAPVFAGRTSETPLTDATCKVPRGPDRSWPALHREGMFRAPAAAVVFGDVALPWYVRQGDRPLVSTRGQLYDHIALSVADLDAWVAKLRGEGVRILEEPYALGDTRATMIEGPSCEALELVEIA